The following nucleotide sequence is from Archocentrus centrarchus isolate MPI-CPG fArcCen1 chromosome 6, fArcCen1, whole genome shotgun sequence.
TGTTTTTGAACAAATAATTGAACACAGCTGGGTGTTCTAGTCATTAGGGTAGCCAGTCGTTCATGAactacatttaataaaaaagctATGATATGCCAACAAGTCTGCGCAGTGTCAGGTTTAAGAGTGCATTAtgttcttcatttttattgaaGTATTTATGGTTCCTGTGGCGTAAAACGCTTAAAAATGCAGTCTTAGTTTTGTAACTCTTCTAACGTGCTAATTAAGAAGCAATTGTGgtgttttaaaatgatatttcaTCAGCCCGAAGCATGCTGGCTTCCTCAAAACTCCCAGCCTGCCTCACAGCACACCGTTTGAGACCCGCTGGTCCACCGTAGCATAAAGCTGCTGAGCTTTTGGTTGAAATCAAATCCAGTCATGGCAGAAAATTTTGGCCTCCCTGaaatttttacagaaaataaagtatttctcccagaaaattattgcaattaCACATCTTTTgttatgaatgtgtgtattaGACATGATGATGACTTCCACTCGGCCATACTTTGTGTCTGACTGCAGAGCATCATGGGTAACACAGAGAGCGTGGTGGTGCAGAAGCGGCTGGCCCGTTTCCGTCCTGAGGAGCGACCCTTGGTTGAGGGGGTTTTTGACCAGCTCCTGGGCAGTGCTGGTGGCCCTCCGGGGGCTGCAGGGAAAACAGCAGCCGGGAGGACCATAACGCTTGAGATGCTGCAGGTGTGACTGTGGAAGCAGTACtgaatattttcaaaataagacaaaGTCAGTGTGTTTCTCAGGTTAAGAAAATCCAACCTTTATAAAGCCTGAAGTAACAGTTATGTAATATTAAGACTTTATTGCACGACTCTGTTTATTTACAAAGAACAGGTTGAATCTTTTCATGCTGTGCACTTTTCTCCTGAACACACTTTACTTCTCATTCATTGCACTTCTGTAAGCTAACAGacagactttgtttttgtgaTGCATCCTTTGCTCCCTGTAATTTTTAATGCCTCTCTCAGGAAAGGTCGTTTCTGACGGCCTGTTTCCTTTAAACGTTTCGTTTGTCTCAGTCATTAATGGGCAGCGTGGCACCAGACTCCATGGTGAGGAGGCTCTACCAGTGCATGTCCAGCATCAGCGCTGGACTGGCAGCACCCACGGCCTCTGGGAGGACCGGAGGCTCCGGTCCCTCTGGAGTCAGTCGAGAGCAGCTGGTCGTCTTCCTCGCAGACACCCTGCGGGGAACTGCAGAAGAACGTGCCCCCCTAGTCTTGGCCATGTCCCAGCATGCAGGAGGGGTTGCAGCGGGCGTCACCTGTGAACAGGTGGTGGCGGTGAGTAGAGTGTAGTGTCAGTCTCTGTGGTATTTGACTTCTCTATTTTCTTATTGCTGTTGCCCTTTCTCCAAAGTTCCTACAGGACCTGATCTCTGCTGTAgttcagattttggtccacagaggacgcctgCAGGGCTGGAAGCCCGACAGAATGAGTGATACCTCTCTGGGTGTTAAACTCCTGGCAGAGCAGATGTGCTCTGAGCTCAAACCATCAGGTAGAGGGCTCATTTGaaagtttttaaacattttagaaAGTCTGACTTTTGaaactacttcctgtttttctcgTTAGATGAGGGAGCTTGTGATGTTCCCTGTCTGGAGGACTGGATCTTCCGGGTCCCACAGGTATCTCAGTATTTGGAGCTGCTGGTAGCTGAGGGCCTGAGCGTGTCTCTGAGCGGCCGGCCGGCCCCGACGCTGCTGCCCCCCTGCAGGGAGACGCCTTGGCAAGACCTGAGGTGTCTGTTGGACCTCCCCACCCTCATGTTTTTGGCTCCTCAGGTCAGTATTTTTCAATATATGTTttctttggtttggttttatGTAGTCACACCAATAAAACTCTGAGGCTTCAGGTTCGGGCCGTAGATGCGTTCACCCTGAACCGTTTTGGTGTTGCACTTCTGTTCTGTCTCATGAAGAAAGAAGAGCAGCATTACTCAGTCTGAACCTGAACCTTTGGCTTTATTACTTCATTCATTTGGGAACAGCTGTTCCTTTATCGTTGATTTTGACACCTGGATGTCTGGATACCTGTTAACAGGTGAGCCTCGTCAGAAGCTGACAGGTGGAATTAGTTGTGTTGTGCTGCTGTAGTGTAAACAGGTACTGTAGTTATTAGAGATGCACCAATCCAGCTTTTTCCAGGTGTGATACCTCGGCATCTCATACCTGTGTGAAATTAATAAGCTGTAGCTCTCAGTGTGAAGAAGAGACTGGGAATCATTCTCTTATGTGTAATTCTGTGGCTACACTCACACGTCTGCAGTTTGTGCAGCATTTAGTAACATCTCCAGACTTTGTAGAATAAGCATAAAGTTTCTAAGCAACCAGTAATTAGCTGATTTTTGGTGTCCTAAATCAGCAAACTAATATAAAGCCAGGTAAAATGAACTCACCTGGTGCTCCGGCCATAAACTCTAATTTTTCTCAGGTTGCCTTTGTCACTTGGATCATTAACTCTTAAACTTGCTTACTTGCATAATTAAATACACTTTGGCCATTGAAACCTGAAGGTTTATCTTAGCTACTGATGAACTGTGTGATTGAATTCCATGGTAGCGGGTCTATCAGTGTCACCACAGTCTGAAGGATGGATGTAGCTACTGGGACAAAGCTCATTGCTTTGTGTCCTGTTAGCCTCAGAATGAGCACTTTCACCATCTTAGTGTTTCCAAACCCAACGTGATGAGTGAGGGTGGAGCGAACTGTAAAACTGCATTCTCATTGGCTAAGGACTTGTCAATCACGAGTCTTTAGTAAGCTTGTACTCTGAGAGGCAAAAACCAAATGTTCCTGTTAATCTGACCCAAATGTGTCACTGAGCCCAGAAACTCATCACCAAAGTCCGAGGCCATTTTCCCATAAACTTCCACTGATGTTCTGCAGTCGCATGACCGCTAACCACCTAATGTTATCTGGTCCATTTGGGATGCATGAGAGTGTAGGGTCAAGTCACACCACCTGAGACCAGCTACAACTACCGGACATTTAGCGATCAAAGCAATCACTCACGGAGGGTTTTGGTGGCCGACTTCACCTGGCAGCAGCCACAAACCTCCAGGAACCCCTCGTCAACCAGTCATTTTCCTTTGTGACCGGAGCTCATGTCCAATATAGTGGACAACTCTTGAACAGTGTGTGCATGATGCTATGCAAGAAGCCTCTATAGGACCAGAAGGCTTTTTGCAGCTGAGGCTGTCAGCCCCCGGGAGCCTTTAAGGTGTTGGCCGCAggtttgtcattgtttttcactgtgtgtggtTAACATTAGGTCATCAGCTCTGATCCTTCATCCTTCCTATTTATGTACTTTTGTTATTTCCCTGTTAGTCACTGTGCTGTTACCATGTCTGTAGTCACTTATTAACAAAGGATAATATCTGATTAGAGACATAGTAACACGACTGTTATCCTTTGTTAATGTGTGACTGCAGACATGGTAACAGCATGTAAAGAATAGGAAGGATGAAGGGTCAGAGCTGATGACCTAATGTTAACAATGAACCATTGTTCTAAAACCTCTCCAAACCAAACAGCGGTGCTCGTTTCCTGAACAGGCAGTATATCTAtaccccccaccacccccaccattTTTATACTCTTATTAAAGTCGTTTGCAAACTATTTTTCTGCTGATTGGAGACAGAATTACTTGATTAAGTATTGCAGCTGTAATATGCACCTGTGGTGGTGCCCAGGGTGTTTTCATCCCATCCCTAAACTGTTGCAGCAACACTGAACCTGCGCTATACAGTGTTCCTCATGTTAAACCTTTATCTGTAATTATAATCACTGAATCGGCTAACTGTTGCATCCTGATGACTCTGCTCTGTCTGCCTGCTTATGAATTAAGATCACTGTGGCGGTGTACGGAGTATCCTAACGATATAAGGATCTACTCTCtgaatgcatgtgtgaatgCACAGCTCAGTGTGTTCAAAGCGTGGCTGTGCAGATGGTGGCTTGCAGCTTTCTGAAGAACTGCTCATGAGTCAGTGATTGAAGTCATTTGTCACAGGAAACCAAAGACAAAAGCAGGTGAAGACTGAGTGACCCTGTCCAGCTGACTTTCTGACAATCAGAGTtattaattattgtagggtctttaccttacaacataaagcgccttgaggcgactgtttgttgtgatttggcgctatataaataaaataaaattgaattaaattaaataaatgttgtCAACTCTCTGGCCAACTCTCATGTTTACACACATCAGTGGCCTGTTTGAGCATTAAGACTTGGTTTAGCTTAAGCTGGGGCTTTAGCACTGGTGTGATAACCTGTCTCCTACACACAGAGTGGAGCGGTCACTGTAGGAAAACAGCTTTTAACTCAAATTTGTCATTGGGATCAGGTTGGCCTGTGTGTCTGTCACTGCTGCAGCTTGTTTTCAGCAGCACACCTCCAAAGTTTGGTGAATATCTGTGAAGAATGCGGGGGGGTGGGGCCCAAAGATTTTCTTGAATTGTTAATAGGATAACGAGCTAAAAGCACTGAGTCATGTGAAGTGCCATCGTTCTGCTCCACCTGCTCTGTTCTAATGGGAATAATTCATCAGCTGTATTCTTTCACAACTCACTGTTATTCTCTACTAGTTGCCGGATGGCTGCGGCGCCCCCTGGAAGTTGATGTTTTCCACTCGGCTGCACGGGGAGAGCTTCACCAGGATGATGGCCGGCTTGATGAAGCGAGGGCCAACCCTGCTGCTTCTCAAAGACACTAAAGGCCATGTCTTTGGGGGCTTTGCCTCCCACAGCTGGGAGGTCAAACCTCAGTTTCAGGGTGAGTATGACCTCCAGACCTTTGATTAGATTCATGAAAACTGGATATAACCAGAGGCAACATCCCGGTGGGGTGGGGGCTGCCCGAACTGTGTGACCGTGTGGTGTAGGATACACCACACGGTCACACACCATTCTCCAGCCTGTCCCTTTGACATGAAAGAGGCCACacataaaaattaaactttaGCTTTGAGATCAGGCTCACAGTTTAATTTCTTCACATGTCTGAAGCCTCTGTTCCCCAGTGTCACATCAAAGTGCAGATTACATGGACATGTAACCTTATCTTTGGTAAAGCTCCAGAAGGTACCGAGGCTCAAACACCATCAGCTAATAACTGATCGTTTCCTGTGTCAGTCAGAGGATCCATGCCCTAAGTTCAGTAAGCAGACAGAAACTGTTCATGCAGCCAAAATCATTTTTGgtgctgcttttaaatgctgtaaCATGGAGGTCTGCAGGGCTCGGCTCACCTTTGGAGCCGGCCTGAATGAGAGCAGCTGCAAAGTACCTGTAAAAGTAACCACCCTTAGACTTTTCTTTAAGGCATCCCAAGGTGGAGATAATTTGGGTCAGAATTACTGCTCGTTTAAAAATgtccaagaaagaaagaaaggcgcTACAAACACACGCAGGCTTTGAAGCCCGTAGTGCTGGGACACCAGCAGAGACTCACAGATGAAATGAAACATTGAGGAAGTAATGCCACTCGTTTGAATACTGTGGGCTATCACTTGACTTTCTCTCAGAACCTcagaatttgtgtgtgtgtgtgtgcgtgtgtgtgcaggtgactCCAGATGCTTCCTGTTCACTGTGAGCCCCAAACTGAGAGTTTATACAGCAACAGGATACAACCAACACTTCATGTACCTCAATCAGAATCAGCAGACCATGCCCAACGGACTGGTGAGCCCACACTCGTTCAGCAGAGGAGAACTTACCATTAATGCTGGTCCTCAGGGCCTGGAGTTATCAGATGGGCCCTCACTAATAAACCAGTGCACTGAGCCTTAATGTTATTTTCAGAGGTGCACTGATAGGACTAAAAAGGCTGTTTTTAGTT
It contains:
- the meak7 gene encoding MTOR-associated protein MEAK7, which translates into the protein MGNTESVVVQKRLARFRPEERPLVEGVFDQLLGSAGGPPGAAGKTAAGRTITLEMLQSLMGSVAPDSMVRRLYQCMSSISAGLAAPTASGRTGGSGPSGVSREQLVVFLADTLRGTAEERAPLVLAMSQHAGGVAAGVTCEQVVAFLQDLISAVVQILVHRGRLQGWKPDRMSDTSLGVKLLAEQMCSELKPSDEGACDVPCLEDWIFRVPQVSQYLELLVAEGLSVSLSGRPAPTLLPPCRETPWQDLRCLLDLPTLMFLAPQLPDGCGAPWKLMFSTRLHGESFTRMMAGLMKRGPTLLLLKDTKGHVFGGFASHSWEVKPQFQGDSRCFLFTVSPKLRVYTATGYNQHFMYLNQNQQTMPNGLGMGGQHGYFGLWLDSDFGHGHSRARPKCTTYGSPQLSGEEDFTLDSMEVWAVGKPPEPAEGEEGGGKKSILDVDPEVQALMEITGKTLHSQGLREPENDQE